Below is a genomic region from Flammeovirgaceae bacterium SG7u.111.
CCTGTTTTTTCTATGAATACTTTATCCCAAATCCCTGTGTTTCGATCTCTTATGGGTTGAATCCAGTCCCAGCCAGCTACGTACTGATGGCTCACATTTTTAGCAATAGTGCCATCTCCACCTTGGCCGCCGTTCGGGTTTCCAACAGGATCTGGAGGGTAAACAATTACGGCTAGCCTGTTTTTTCCATTTTTAGATAAGAAGGGTGTGATGTTATAGTTTTGCCTCAAAAACATCCCTTCATGGAGTTTCGTATTCACTTTTTCCCCGTTCACAAATACATCACAACTATAGTTGATGCCTCTAAACCTGAGCCACACTTGCTCGCTGCCCTTTGCGCTCGTTTCAAAATCGTTTACAAACCAATACGTGTAATGGTCTCGCCCTGTATCGTATATATCCAGAATTTTTTCATTGTTCATTCCATAAAAAGGGTCGGGGACCTTTCCATTATTGAGTAGCGTGGTAAGCACCGTACCGGGTACGGTTGCCGTCATCCAATTGGCGGTGTTGTACGAGGTTTTTGAGATCATTTCCCCTGATGAAGCCTCTACTTCTCCAATGGGGGCACATGCCCAACCAGAGTTAAGCTCTATTATGTTTTGAGCTTGAGAAAATAAGGGTATGAAAGCGAGTAATAAATGGAGGGTTCGAATTGTAAAGTTTTTTAAAGTCATCGCTGAGTTAAACTAATGTATAAGTGATTGTGTGCGCACACATGTTTCAAATCTATTAATTTTTTTTATAAAATTTCTTTACCAGTTAAAATAAACCAAATGGGAATTACCAAATGCCTGGTGGAAGAAATCAGAGAAGGTTTCTTAAAAGCTAAAATTTCTTGGTTTTTAGCATTTGAGCCTTTTAATGAAGGATCATTTTTTATCATAATGCCTTTGATGAGAGTATACCACGAACTCAGTATTTTTTCGGTGTTTGCGTACACATTTATCAAAAAGACTGTTTTTATGCATATGTTATCAAATTAATCATCTAACTTTAAGGGGTAAAATTTGTAAGGTGGGGGCATATGTTTGCTAATCTTACAAAACCAGATAGTGCAAATAGAAGAAGAGATTTGTTCTTGACGGTCAGTTACAAAAATTACAATCGTAAACTTAACCATCATATGAAAAGGATTTTATACGTACTACTTACCGTTTTTTTGTGTCAGTGTAATGACGTTCAGGATGCTTCACAAGAAACTACTACACCCCAAGATTATACTCAGTATGTAGACCCGTATATTGGAACAGGGTTTCATGGCCATGTTTTTTTAGGGGCAAATGTACCCTTTGGAGCAGTGCAGCTAGGCCCTACTAACCTGACACAAGGATGGGATTGGTGCTCGGGCTATCATTATAGTGATACAACGTTGATCGGTTTTGCCCATACGCACCTGAGTGGAACTGGGATAGGAGACTTGGGAGACATTTTGCTGATGCCCACTACGGGTGAGGTGAACCTAAAAAGAGGTACTTTAAAAGATATGTCTGACGGATATGTTGGGTTCTACGACCATAGTAATGAAGCCGTAAAGCCTGGTTATTATAGCGTTTGGATAGATAAATATAAAGTAAAAGTAGAGCTTACGGCCACTGCAAGAGTGGGGTTGCAGCGGTATACGTATGAAAGCGATGCGCAGCAAAACGTAGTACTTGACCTAGATCGTGGGATAGGTTGGGACCAGCCCATAGAAACATTTATAGAGTTGGTGGATGATAGTACAATTGTCGGCTACCGATTTTCAAAAGGTTGGGCAGTTGATCAGAAAATCTATTTTGCTATGAGCCTTTCTGCTCCAGTTGCAAAGTTAGTAGCGGAAAAAGATGGTGCTTTGGAAGCGGTGAAAAAGCTAGAAGGAGAGCGTTTGAAAGTTGCCTTAGTATTTGATGGATTGTCCAATGGCGAATTGCTTATAAAGACAGGTATATCGGCAGTAAGTATAGCTAATGCAACAGAAAACTTGCAAAAAGAGGTGTCAGGCTGGGGTTTTGACCAGGTTGTAAAAGATGCGGATGAAGCGTGGAACAAGGAGCTTTCCAAAGTAGCGGTGGACATGCCTACAAAAGACCAAATGAAGGTTTTCTATACTTCTTTGTACCACACCATGATTGCGCCTTCCTTATTTAGCGACAGCAATGGAGAGTACAGAGGAGCGGATGGAAAAACATACCAAGACACTTCTTTTACCAATTATACGACATATTCTTTGTGGGATACTTACCGGGCCGCCCATCCACTTTTTACCCTTACCCAAAAGAATAAGGTGGAAGATTTTGTAAAGAGTTTCTTGAAAATTTATGAGCAACAAGGAAAGTTGCCTATTTGGCATTTAGTTGGCAATGAGACTGATTGTATGGTTGGCTACCCCGCTATTTCTGTTATTGCCGATGCTTATTTTAAGGGCTTCGATATGGATGCGGAGTTGGCTTTTGAAGCAATGAAAGCATCTTCAACTAGAGACGATTATGGAATGGTTCATCTCAAAAAACTCGGTTATATCCCCGCCGAATTGGAAAAAGAATCTGTAGCCAAAGCGATGGAATATTGCATTGCCGATTGGTCAATTGCTCAAATGGCAAAGGAGTTGGGGCATGAAGAAGATTATGCATATTACAATAAACGGGCTCATGCGTATCAGATTTATTTTGACAGTACTACTAATTTCATGCGGGCAAAAATGAGCGATGGTAGCTTCCGTGAGCCGTTTGATGCGTTTAAGTCTACGCATGAGTGGGGTGACTATACCGAAGGAAATGCATGGCAATATACTTGGTTGGTTCCGCATGATGTAGAGGGATTAGTGAGTTTGTTTGGTAGCGCAGAGGCTTTTGAGAAAAAACTGGACAGCCTTTTTTTGGTGGAAGGCGATATGGGTGAGGAAGCTTCTCCAGATATTTCAGGTCTTATAGGTCAGTATGCCCATGGGAATGAGCCTAGCCATCACATCACATACTTGTACAACTACATAGGCAAACCAAGCAAGACGGCTGAAAAAGTGCGCTAC
It encodes:
- a CDS encoding GH92 family glycosyl hydrolase; its protein translation is MKRILYVLLTVFLCQCNDVQDASQETTTPQDYTQYVDPYIGTGFHGHVFLGANVPFGAVQLGPTNLTQGWDWCSGYHYSDTTLIGFAHTHLSGTGIGDLGDILLMPTTGEVNLKRGTLKDMSDGYVGFYDHSNEAVKPGYYSVWIDKYKVKVELTATARVGLQRYTYESDAQQNVVLDLDRGIGWDQPIETFIELVDDSTIVGYRFSKGWAVDQKIYFAMSLSAPVAKLVAEKDGALEAVKKLEGERLKVALVFDGLSNGELLIKTGISAVSIANATENLQKEVSGWGFDQVVKDADEAWNKELSKVAVDMPTKDQMKVFYTSLYHTMIAPSLFSDSNGEYRGADGKTYQDTSFTNYTTYSLWDTYRAAHPLFTLTQKNKVEDFVKSFLKIYEQQGKLPIWHLVGNETDCMVGYPAISVIADAYFKGFDMDAELAFEAMKASSTRDDYGMVHLKKLGYIPAELEKESVAKAMEYCIADWSIAQMAKELGHEEDYAYYNKRAHAYQIYFDSTTNFMRAKMSDGSFREPFDAFKSTHEWGDYTEGNAWQYTWLVPHDVEGLVSLFGSAEAFEKKLDSLFLVEGDMGEEASPDISGLIGQYAHGNEPSHHITYLYNYIGKPSKTAEKVRYIMDNLYTTKPDGICGNEDVGQMSAWYVMSALGFYQVNPANGELIFGSPLVNDAVLQMDDNSRLHIQVNNNSGENKYIKQVSFNGKPYSKSSISYKELAKGGDLIIEMDSVPSVDWGVLEKDFPKSSH